The Levilactobacillus namurensis genomic interval ATCGGGAACGTTTGTTGTTCCTTCTAATGTCGTTTCTGGTAGATTTCGGATTGACAACAACGGAACAACGAATGACTCGGCCTCGTATTTGTTTTTTAATGAGGTTCAAGTAGCGCGCGAGAGTACGCCTTCTCCATGGAAATCGCCTTATCCTGCAAGTGGCATTAATCCCAGTATCACTTTGGGCACGGTATTAACAGAAAAAGATGATTGTCTTTCTTTATCGGCCGGAACCTATACAGTGAACGAGAAAGCACCAATTAACACACCCACTAAGTCTCTTGATGGAGCAGGTGCATCTTGGGGAATTTTAATTATCACTACTTTGCCAGTAGGAAATTTAAAGTTTGTTGAGTATCGAGATAGTTTTGGGAGAATTGCAACTAACGTATTCTCAGGAAACCCTGGTAAATGGTTCGGATGGAAATATATAACAATGGTAACTTCATAACCTACAAATTAAACTGCTAAAGGAGAAGAGATAAATGTTTGTTTATATTAAATACGATAAAGATGGCTTTGTTGATGCTTACCAAAACGAAGAGGCTGAGGGTTTTACTAAGGTGTTTATTCTAAAATCATGGGTTAATGATTTCTTTCAATATCCGAGTAAGTTTAGATATGACGCAGATAAAAAAGTTATGTTACAACCTGGAAATTTACCGAATGTGTCGCTATCTGAACTGTCGGAAAAGCAAGCCGCTAACGACAAGAGTATTGATCAGTTGACAGAGGGATTAACGGCACTAGCCGTTTCAATGGCAACCAAGGAGGGCGAATAGATATGCTGACAGTGTTGAAATTGTCTTATCAGGTATGGCATAAAATTAGTGATGAAGAGCTAACTAAGTTGGTTGGCCTACCGAGTGGCATCACGGAATCGGATTATAAAGAAATCACTGGCAAGAATTATGCAGAGCCTGACAAGGCAGAATAGTGGGGTGCCTACACTATGGATGATGGAAAGCTGTATAAGCATTATAAAAAGAATCAGTTTTGGTTTTGGTCGGCAATGGAAACGTATGCTATTGCAATAGTTTTCATTATTCAAGTGGGATTTTTTGATTTGGAACCGCCGGCGCACACCATACTGGGATTCTTAGACGATCCGGTATCTATTTTTATGATTGCGGTCATTGGAACCTTTGCACTGGTCTACTCGATTTGGGACTTCCACTGGTTTTATGCCCGACCAATTATGATTGGATGCCTAGTCTTTGTGTGGATGTCCTTTTTCTTAGGGTTCTTGGTTCATGACATGGAACTAGGATCATTAATTAGTCCGGGCGCCGTACTGACGGGAGGGGTGATTTGTCGGATTGTGAGCTATGCCTTTACGGGAGATGATTAAAATCAGCGATAAAGTAGTGACCGCCATTCTCTCCGCAATTTCGGCCATCGCGGTAGGATATGTTCCGGTGTGGGTGGCGCGAATAAACGCGGGTCATCCCCCGACGAAGAGTGATGAGATTCGACAACTGAAGGAAGAGAATGCGCGACTTAAGGAAGAGAATAAAAAATTGAAAGAACGAGGTGAGTAGTATGGATTATATCCAACAGCTCAATTTAGGGACGACGGCCGAATTGATGTTAACAATTCTGGTCGTTTTTGTTTTAACTCAAGCGGTCAAGCAGACCAAGGTACCCAACCAGTACATGCCATGGCTCTCTATGGGTGTGGGGGTACTGGTCGGTATTCTGTCGGTATTGGTGACCGGTGATCATAATTTTCTGTCGGGCGGGGTCATGGGGCTCCTAGTCGGGGGCTTCACATCCGGCCTGTTCGATGGATTTAAAGGATTCCAGATTAAGGAGAATGACAAATGAGCTATGATGTGAAGAGTACCTTTGCGCTTGGAACAAATGAAGGTTCTAGTCAACGAACAACCGGTCGGATGCTAGTAATTCATTCGACAGCTAACGTTGGCGCCAGCGCTAAGAATAATGCGAGCTTTGAAAAACATAACTGGAATAATCCTAACGTACGGTCCTATGTCCACTTTATTGCGGGAGATGGGGTTGTATATAAGGTGGGAGAAACTGGATATGTTGCCTGGGGTGCAGGTCCTACTGCCAACGGTTTGGCTCCAGTTCAGATTGAGATGGAAGAAACTAATGATGCAAAGAAGTTCAAGAGAATTTACGCAACCACCATTGAACTCCTACGAAAAATGGCCAAGAAGTACAATATCCCCTTAACTTTGGACACTGCTGGAAACACTGGTGTTAAGTCGCATCGATGGGTATCCAATCGATGGCATGAGTCGGACCACACGGATCCTTATGGATATTTGAGTAAGCATGGCATTTCAAAGGCGCAGTTTGCTAAGGATATCAAGAACGGTGTTGGTAAGACTGCCAAGCCTGGCAAGTCGAAGAAGGTAACGTATTTAACTGCTGCTAAGCAAGTCAAAGCCATCACGTCAGTAACACGTTACCACGACAAAGCTTTCAAAAAGAAAGAACTCCGTTTTAAACCGGGAACCATTTTTGACATCGCGAAAATTGTTAAGTATGGGAAGATTACTCGGCTGAAGCTAGGAAATGGATTATATATCACTAGTAATACTGATTATGTCAAGAAGTTAAAATAATGATAAAAGCCACTCACCTTCCAAAGATGAGTGGCTTTTTTATATGCAATCATTTCTCTCCATGTCCCGTAACGACTTCCATGCCTTCACGGGTAACAATCAATTGTCTCCCGAAAAGACGTACAGATCCTTCTGGAAAGCGGTCAGGATTGCTTCGTAATACCTGACGAACGTAATCGGGGGCCTTCCCCCAGCGTAGCGCGGCATCTTTTGCTGTCATGATTTCTGGATCGTTCAGATTGATATGTTTTGCCATAAGTTACCTCCCAATAGCCTTAACCACTAAGATTATAGCGGCTAGGGTAAATATTCCGATAGTGATGATGTTTAAAGCACGTTTGCTCATAATAATATCCTCCAATATGTTAGAATGAAGGTACACTAAGTAGGCGGTTCTCACCGCCCATTTCTTAGTGCCCGTGTCCTTTCCAGATTGCGTATGATAGGCTGATTAGTGATGTCAGGAATCCTAACCAGTCAAACCAATTTGGATTGGACCTTTTTTGTTGATGTTTCGGGCCGGTGTATCGGCGCTTCAACTAATTCCCTCCTTCCTTACTACATCTATTATAATACACTATTAAGTGTACACTGTCAAGTGTGAAAACGAATGTTATAATAATGTTGACTAGTGCGGTTTGGTCACCTCACAGCCAATTGAGGCCATTCGTCTCTTAGTGAGACGGGTGGCTTTTTTGTATGTTATTCACGTGCAAAATTCGGAAAACAGAATGAATGTGTTAGGCGAATGTATTAGTCTAGCATTATCGGCGAGTAGTCGATGATGAAGGGACTGATTTAAATATGAAGAGAATTATAATTGTTATGATACTGTTAGGCAGTGTATTAACAGGGTGTACGTTAGGACCTGGTAGTGTACATCTTCACGATGGTGGGAATAAGATTACCTATCGAATGCATTAAAGTGTCTACGGGTATAGCTTAAGTAAGAGGAACGCTCACAATGAGTGTTCTTATTTTTATGTATTAAAAAAGTCCCTCGCACGAATGTAACCAATTTTGTAACCAATTTTGACAGGAATGCTTTACCCCGGCGTTTTGTGGGCCTTTTGCGTAACTCTCGGGGGGCGCATTTAAATTGGAATAATGAGCGATAAACGTTGAGATGACGCTAGTTAGAGTTGGCGCCTTTTTTCGTGAGAAAAGTCTGTTCAATAGTGGTTATCTGGCTCTTTTGAGTGGTCTGTTTCGTTCCACGGATTAGTTAGTGGATGACTAGTTGTAAGTTGGGAGATGTTCACTCATAATTAAACGGTTGCCTACCTACACTAGCAATAGTGAGGAGGTGTGCCATAATGATTCAATACTTTTTCGCCCCGCTTGCGGTTGCACTGCTCAGTGCCTGGTTTGCTCATTGGCTAGATAGGCATGATTGCAAGTAAAGCATATTAGGCAACATCTAGCTCACCCGTTTATGGTGCATAAACGTCTAAAAAAGCCCTCGACTACTTACGATAGTCGGGGGCTTTGGTGTGTCTAATGTTTCAATACTTTTTCGCAAGTTCATTATATCAGGTTCTAAGCATAAATCCAAACATACGTTATGGAGCCCCGACAAAAAACTGCTAGCCGTTAAGCTAACAGTTCCATCTCAGGCGTTAAGGCCGAGCGTACTGATTCCCGCGAGATGCCCGGGTGGCGCCGCTGGATTGAGCCTTGGACTCCGATTCATACGTGTAGTTGCCCGGGTTGGTCACCTGCGAATAGTACTTGTCGCTGTCGGAGACGTAGACCATGCCGGATGCGGCCACGTGCCACTGGCCGGACTGCGTGGCGGAGTGGGTCGTGGTCCGTGTTTGATGGCTGGTGCTGTTCGCACTGGCGTTGCTGGAGCTGGTAGCGTGGCTGGATTGCCGGCTAGCTGAAGTGATGGGCTTGGCGTTGTTACTACCGGTGGTGTAATTGAGCTTGATGCCTTCCGCCGAGTTGATCACAGCGACTGCCGTGTTGAGTTGGCCATCCGACGACTTGATGTCCACGATGGAGCCGCGGGGGATGGTTTCACTGCGGTAGTAGAGGGGCGTGGTTTGGTACTTGATGGTATCGCTAGTGTTGGGGTTGGCTTTCCAGTAGTCTCTTCGGCGTAGCGCATGCCGCCATCCTGGTCCGCCCCAACGTTTTGGGGCCGGGTGCCGGTGGTGAAGTTATTGGCCGAGGTGTAGGACTTGGCGCCTAGTAGGCTATCACCGATGGAGTGACTCCGGTTATAGAGGTAGCCGTGGTAGGTCCGACCGGTGAAGACGTAGCTGATGGCGACTTTAGGATTCTCGGTGGGCCAGCCGCTGGGTTCTAGCGGACTACCTTGCCGAGAGCCCCGGGAATTGGCGTACTCGCCGTAGGTTAAAACGGCGCGAGCGGTGCCGGCCCGGCCTTGGGAATCACTGGCAAAATGGTAATTGCCAGCCTTCAGGTTCTTGAAGCCGGTGGTGTGGGCCTTGCCCAGTTTCCAGTAATAGTTTTGGGTTGGCCCCGCTGATTCCTGATTAGTATAGCTGACCAGTTTTTTGAGCACCTGACTGTTCCGGGACGTGGTGGTCTGGGATGTCGCGGTTGTGGTGGATTTAGTGGCGGAGTGCTTAGCGGTTTTGTGGGAAGTAGCCGCGTGTTTAGTGGCGCTGGTGGCAGACTTGCTGGACGAGTTGGCCATATTAGCCTGGTCCGAGTGCGTCTTAGTGGTGGAATCGTCGCCACTCCCCCCGATGCCGATGAAGATGAACGCAAGTACTAAGGCAATCAGGGCGTTGCGTCCTTGGTGGTGCGGGTTGCGGTGGCGGACTTTGTTGGTCACCCAGAGAATGCCGAGAATCATGGCGATGAGCAGACTGAGTCCCCCGATGAATGATGACATGAAAATTTCCTCCTCAGGAATACTAGTATTTGGATAGGTCAGCTAACTCGGAGATGAAACACGACCACTAAAGTTGGTTGATCACGTCATTAAGCATACCAGAAATTCTGGAATGAAAGAAATTAAGGGTGAAATTTAATCGTCAGGCAACGGAATTGATGCGGTATTAATTCGGTAATTTAGGGACGGTGGTTTGTGGTCGCGAGTTGGCTGATTGCGTAACTTGTCAAGACCGTTTCTTGACTGGATGGATTAGTGGATAATCGGTTGCCCTAGGCTGGGCCTTCCGGCATGATGACAGAAGGGCTTGTTTACACTAGGGATAGTGGAAAGTGTCATCGTAATTTATAACTTTTTTGAACAATAATTATAGTATAAATGAGAAATTTGGGGTTGATTAATCGTTATATGTATAAATCAAGTATATCTTATGAAGTTAGCTGTCCTTGATAATTACGGCTCATGAGTACTTAACCAAGAGGCGTGGATTTAATGTGGTAAATTACCGGGAGGGTAAGATTTGGAAATAGTATTGGAGGTATGATTAATTACCATTATTGGCGATTGGTATGCATTCTATAAATATGAGATAAAATTCATGTAAATTACGGAAATTTACTCTAAGAAAGTTGCTAATTCAATTTATATGAGGAGCTGAATTATGTCACAATCACAAATTTTAATACAGATGGACATTCATGTAACTCCCAAGCACTCAATTTGGGGGTATCGTATTTAGTTGGGTGAAAAATCCGTCGTATGTACTGGAGATGCACCCCGTGATAAAACAGCTCCATTGGTAGGGGTGGTTGTCTTTATTAAGGCATTACGGTGTTTGGATCAGATGCGATTATTACATTCACCATTATATTTTGTAACTAACATTCAAAATGTGGCTGATACTGTTAATAAAGGATGGTTCACTAAGATGGCTAGAAAAAACTTCAAAGTAAAAAATAAATATCCTGAGATGTGGGAAAAAGTGGATTCTATTTTAAATACGATAGATGACTATCAGATGGTTTGGATACGTAGTTCGCATAAAAATGTAGATTGGTTAAAGAAAACGACGCTTAGACCCCATTAAAACTTCATTTACGATAGTAGTTGAAGCGTAAATGATTTATGATATGGATAAATGTTATTTAAGTAGCACATTACTAAAGTACGATAAAAATGTGATAATCTAAACTTAAGTGTCTAATAAAACGACGCTTCACAATGTTAATCGCCAAAGGAGTCCCAATCGTGTATTTAAATGTCCTCCAAAAAGGCCGCGACCTCTTTCGCGACTATCCTAATGTACGTGAACCCGCGCGGGCCAAGCAAGCGGCATTGGCGAACCCGATTTTTTCTTGGCACGCCACGGCACTACAGGTGCAACGCCAGCGCTTCGTCCTCCTGAACCACGATGCCAGTGCGTTGTGCGTGGTATTGAACGCTACCGCTGCCGACCAGCCCCGGTTGGCCGACCAATTCTGGGATCAGCTGGCCCAGCAGTGGCCCCAGTACGGTCTACCGGCAGCGGACTTGGCGACTTACCGGCAAGCCGCGGGGGCGTGGCAGATCATGGCCCCTAGTGACCACCGACAAGTGCGGCGGTTAAGTGAACAGGGGATGTACGTGGATTTTCTGTGGCAGCAGGGGATTACCTCGCCGTTAGAAATGGCGTTGCTAGTGGCCCAGACACCACCGTTGGGGCGGCAATTACCGCGCCACCAGGTCGCCACCATCGCGACAGATTTAGCGCCGAGTCGGTTTCGTTGGCGTGAATAGCGTTTGAAAAGTTTACCGGAGTAGCGCAGCAAGGCCACTCCGGTTTTAATTTGGCAACTTTTTGGCGAATATGGCTTAAATCAGCGTCGCCTGGGACTTAAAAGTGGTAATCTGAAAGACAATCAATCCCATGTGATAGAAGGTTTAGCTGTGAAAAAATCATTCAGTTATCTTTTAGTGGTCCTAACGGCGGTGGTGGTCCTGCTGGCCGGTGTCTTCCTGGTCTCGCAACAGCACCTGGCGAACACCACGACCCGAACGGCGAAGGTTAAGCCGTCCCGACCCAAGCAGACCGTGGCGCCGTTGACCGCTGCGGCGTTAACCAAGAATCCTAAACTCAAGTACGCCAGCATCATCTATTACGGCATCCACTACTCCAAGATTCAACGGTGGCAAGAAGCTGCTAACGTCAAGCGGGGCTGGCAGGTTCAATTAGACCGGGTTCAGGGAACCACGCGGTATTCGGTGTGGCCGGACCAGCACATCCAGGCCAGCCACAAGAATTTGGAACCCAATTGGTTTACGTTAAGCGGTCGGCAGGTGACTTACCATAGCTTTATCGTCCACTCGAACGGTGACTATACGGTCTTAAAGGTCTCGCAGGCGCAACTCTTAAAGCGGATCAATCACGACCACGCCGGCCAGCGGGTCCGCAAAATGCTGGTTCGATTAAGCGTCTTGGATGAACGTTGAACGACCAGTTTCCAGTGAAAAGGGCTGGTATTGGGTTTCTAACTGTTCTATCATCATTAGTAGCGGAACAACGCGATGACAAGACAGATAGGGGGCCCAACCATGCAGGGCGATTACTTAGACCAGCGGCTGATCGGCCGTCAATTTACCATATCCGCTACCGATTTAAGCGTCGGGGCGACCTTTTACGGCATTCTGTACCACCTGAACGCCACTCAAGACTTACGGGTGGGGGATGTCGTGGAAGTGATTCACGCGGACCAGCACGGCTTGACCGTCCGCGTTGTGACCGCTAATTAGGAGGGGATTCAGATGTGGGGAGCTATGTTAGGATTACTAATCCTACTGATCATTATTTTAGGATTACTGTTATCGGTGAAGATTATTACGCAGCCTGACCGGGGCGTGGTGATCACCTTAGGGAAATACAACAAGACGTTAACGCCGGGGATTCACCTGATTGCACCGTTTATCTCGCACGTGATCCGGGTCAGCACGGCCCAGACGCCGGTCGACTTGGACGAACAAGTGGTGATTACCAAGGATAACGCGGAGATTTCCGTGAAGATTTCGTTGAAATACCACGTGACCAACATCGAAGACTTCGTGTTTAAGAACGAGGATTCGGTGCGCAGTATGACCCAGGATACCCGGGCGTCCTTACGGGGAATCATCGGGAATAAGGAATTAAACGAGGTCCTGAACGGGACCGAAGAGATCAACCGGGCCTTGTTCGCAGGGCTGTCGGACGTTACGGCGGGATATGGGCTCAACGTGGATCGGGTCAACATCGACTCCGTCAACCCGTCGCGGGACATTCAGGATTCGATGAACAAGCTCTTGAAAGCCACCCGGGAACGGGACGCGGCGATTGCGACCGCCCAAGGGAAGAGCAAGTCGATCACGCTGGAGAACGAGGCCAATAACCAGGCCCTGTTAGCCACCAACCAGGCCCAAAACACGGCGTTAGTAAATTCGGCGACGGCCAAAGCGACGGCAATCCATACCGAAGCGGATGCGGACGCTTACCGGATTGGAAAGCTGAACGCGGCGTTGAGTGTGTCCTCGCAGAACTACTTTATTTCGCAAAACATCGCGGCCTTCAAGGAACTGGCTAACAGCGATGCCAATACGGTGGTCATGCCCAATACCGCCATCGACAGTTTAGGCGCCGTACCAGCCTTTGCGGAGGCGTTTAAGGCGACGAAATCGGCTAAGTAAAATTTGAGTAGTGGTTCGTGTGCTGGCAATATAAATGATTGCAAACCAAACGGCCATCAGTAGGTTGCTTACTGATGGCCGTTTTAGCATGTCCACTATTGGTGATGGATAATTGTTCCGTACTGAGCTGGATGACATCATGACTCATTGATGGCTCGCGGTTGGTGTGCCGACTAGAATGGAAAGTCGAAGTTATAATAGACTGTCTGCACGACGCGATAAAAATCTGCATTGCGCATGGTTTCAATGTATGTGATTTGCCGCCCTGCTTTTGGAGTTGCATCAAACGAATAAATTTGCGCAGCGATGACTTGTCCGTGAGTATCGTAGCCACGGAGACTAAAGTAGCCAGGTAAATCACGTATCGTAGATGTAATGGGGGAAACAATGACAAACCCAGTGTTCTGAGTGTAGAGATTGCTACTAAGAATTAAGGCTGGCCGGCGTTTTTTTATTTCGCGGCCGCGTTAGGAATCAAAATTAATCCAGATGATATCTTTTTGCTTAGGCAAGTAAGCCATTATTCGACCTCATTCCGGTCAACGTCAGGCCATTCTTCAGACATTGATTGTTTCGGTTTAGGGCCAGCGTAAGGATTCTCAAGACGGGGGATGAGTGTGTATGACTCGCCGTCGCTTGATGGGATGAGTAGCCACCGTTGCCCTTTCTTGAAATGACCGTTTTTAGGTAGACTTAATGCTAACGAATTACCGCGACTAACTGTTTTGACCTCGATCATCGTAAACCCTCCCGCACTAAATAATCTTATCTTTATATCGTACAAGTATAATATATAATGCGAAATAACACAGCTAAAACGATGACTAGCCCCTGCCTTAAAGTTAAGCGATTCTGTTTCGTTAAATCATCAAAAATGAGATTTTAATGAAAAACAGCCTTGCATTTCTCATAATCTCTGCTTATAATAGCAACCAATACTTGAAAAACGTTGAAGAAAAAAGTAGCGCTGCCGGCGATGCCCAGTGAGTCACGTAAAATGCGAAGTGACCATCTAGGCGGTGCGAAAATCATTTCTGAGTTCGGTGCTGAATTTGTAGGTTACCGTGGCAGCCACCATTACCAGGCTAGCGGATGTTGGTCCGTGATGAGTGTGACGTCGTTGGACGCCACAAAAAGGTGGTACCGTTCTACTGAAAACTAGTGAGAGCCCTTTTCCCGTTGATGGGAGAAGGGCTCTTTTTAACGTTTAGAGGTTAATTTTAAGGAGGAATCAAGATGGAACAGACAAAACAGACGCGATGGCAATTATTAGTGGTGAGTTCGTTGATTTTCGGCATGTTCTTTGGTTCCGGTAACTTGATTTTTCCGGTCCACCTGGGGCAATTAGCCGGCCAGCATTGGTTCACAGCAGCGTTAGGCTTCGCCGTATCGGGGTCGTTATTTCCCTTACTGGCAATTTTAGCGGTGGTGGTCACCCAAAGTGACGGCCTCTATGACCTGGCTAAGCCGGTGGGGCGCCATTACGCGGCCTTCTTCTTGGTCTTAGTTCACCTAACCATCGGCCCGTTCTTCGGGACACCGCGGACCGCCGCGACGGCTTACCAGATGGCCGCCGAGCCGTTTTTGCCCCAACGGTGGACCACGCTGGGTCAGTGGGTATTTACCGCAGTCTTCTTCGGGTTGGCTTACCTGATTGCGACCCATCAAAATAGTCTGATCAAGTGGGTCGGCAAGTACCTCAACGTCTGCTTCTTGGCATTACTGGCCGTCATCTTCGTGGTGGCTTTCTGGCACCCCATGGGCGGTTTGGCGCACACGCCGACCGCAGCTTACCAGAGTGGCGCGACCATCAGCGGGTTGTTGGAAGGCTATAACACCATCGATGCCGTGGCGCTATTGGCGTTAAGTGTCACCTTCGTTCACGCGGTGCGGGGATTAGGGTACCATGACCGGGAACTGACTAAGGTGACCGCCAAAGCGGGGATCTTAGCCATCGTGGTCGAAGTCTTAGTGTACTTCGGGTTGGTCCTGTTAGGGGCCTTTAGCCTGGGGCAGTTGACGCTGTCAGCTAATGGTGGAGTTGCGTTGTCCCAGATTGTGGGCCACTACTTCAGTCGCTTTGGGACGGCGTTCTTAGGCGTCTTGGTCACGTTAGGGGTCTTCACCACGGCCTTGGGTCTGGTGACCTCGTTTGCCCAGGACTTCCACAAGCTGTTCCCGAAAGTCAGTTACTTGACCTGGTTACGGATCACCACGGTGGCCTCGTTCGTGGTGGCCAACGCCGGTTTGGATAACATCATCGCCTGGTCGTTACCAGTCTTGATGCTGTTATACCCGTTGTCCTTAGCATTGATCCTGGTTTCCCTGACGGTGGCCAAGTGGGCCTACGCGGGAGTGGTCTACAAGGCCACGATTGCCTTCACGGCAGTGCCCGCCATCCTGGATCTGTTGGCGAACTCACCAGCCGTCGTGACCACTTGGGGTCCGGTC includes:
- a CDS encoding holin — its product is MDYIQQLNLGTTAELMLTILVVFVLTQAVKQTKVPNQYMPWLSMGVGVLVGILSVLVTGDHNFLSGGVMGLLVGGFTSGLFDGFKGFQIKENDK
- a CDS encoding N-acetylmuramoyl-L-alanine amidase is translated as MSYDVKSTFALGTNEGSSQRTTGRMLVIHSTANVGASAKNNASFEKHNWNNPNVRSYVHFIAGDGVVYKVGETGYVAWGAGPTANGLAPVQIEMEETNDAKKFKRIYATTIELLRKMAKKYNIPLTLDTAGNTGVKSHRWVSNRWHESDHTDPYGYLSKHGISKAQFAKDIKNGVGKTAKPGKSKKVTYLTAAKQVKAITSVTRYHDKAFKKKELRFKPGTIFDIAKIVKYGKITRLKLGNGLYITSNTDYVKKLK
- a CDS encoding helix-turn-helix domain-containing protein, translated to MAKHINLNDPEIMTAKDAALRWGKAPDYVRQVLRSNPDRFPEGSVRLFGRQLIVTREGMEVVTGHGEK
- a CDS encoding DUF6933 domain-containing protein; the protein is MYLNVLQKGRDLFRDYPNVREPARAKQAALANPIFSWHATALQVQRQRFVLLNHDASALCVVLNATAADQPRLADQFWDQLAQQWPQYGLPAADLATYRQAAGAWQIMAPSDHRQVRRLSEQGMYVDFLWQQGITSPLEMALLVAQTPPLGRQLPRHQVATIATDLAPSRFRWRE
- a CDS encoding SPFH domain-containing protein; amino-acid sequence: MWGAMLGLLILLIIILGLLLSVKIITQPDRGVVITLGKYNKTLTPGIHLIAPFISHVIRVSTAQTPVDLDEQVVITKDNAEISVKISLKYHVTNIEDFVFKNEDSVRSMTQDTRASLRGIIGNKELNEVLNGTEEINRALFAGLSDVTAGYGLNVDRVNIDSVNPSRDIQDSMNKLLKATRERDAAIATAQGKSKSITLENEANNQALLATNQAQNTALVNSATAKATAIHTEADADAYRIGKLNAALSVSSQNYFISQNIAAFKELANSDANTVVMPNTAIDSLGAVPAFAEAFKATKSAK
- a CDS encoding type II toxin-antitoxin system PemK/MazF family toxin, translating into MKKRRPALILSSNLYTQNTGFVIVSPITSTIRDLPGYFSLRGYDTHGQVIAAQIYSFDATPKAGRQITYIETMRNADFYRVVQTVYYNFDFPF
- the mazE gene encoding type II toxin-antitoxin system PemI/MazE family antitoxin yields the protein MIEVKTVSRGNSLALSLPKNGHFKKGQRWLLIPSSDGESYTLIPRLENPYAGPKPKQSMSEEWPDVDRNEVE
- the brnQ gene encoding branched-chain amino acid transport system II carrier protein — its product is MEQTKQTRWQLLVVSSLIFGMFFGSGNLIFPVHLGQLAGQHWFTAALGFAVSGSLFPLLAILAVVVTQSDGLYDLAKPVGRHYAAFFLVLVHLTIGPFFGTPRTAATAYQMAAEPFLPQRWTTLGQWVFTAVFFGLAYLIATHQNSLIKWVGKYLNVCFLALLAVIFVVAFWHPMGGLAHTPTAAYQSGATISGLLEGYNTIDAVALLALSVTFVHAVRGLGYHDRELTKVTAKAGILAIVVEVLVYFGLVLLGAFSLGQLTLSANGGVALSQIVGHYFSRFGTAFLGVLVTLGVFTTALGLVTSFAQDFHKLFPKVSYLTWLRITTVASFVVANAGLDNIIAWSLPVLMLLYPLSLALILVSLTVAKWAYAGVVYKATIAFTAVPAILDLLANSPAVVTTWGPVARVLHLYHTYVPLASLGLGWLVPTLVGFVLGLGWGYWRLVVERNAQEA